Proteins co-encoded in one Methylomonas albis genomic window:
- a CDS encoding type I polyketide synthase has product MNHEEIGEDQENIAIVGIAVRMPGAPDLESFWQNLRDGVEAVSLFSEAEMLASGLDLETIRDPLFVPAKAILDDVEMFDAPFFGISPREAELMDPQHRLMMECAWEVLEHAGYDSETYPGRIAVFTSAGMNTYLPFNILSNPGLLQQVGGFQLSIYNDKDFVPSRIAYSMNLKGPAIDIGTACSSSLVGVHFACQHLLTYQSDMTLVGGISIHLPEKMGHLYEAGTAYSPDSHCRPFDAEPSGLIDGNGVAAVVLKRLSEALADGDRIYAVIKGSAINNDGAAKVGYSAPSINGQAEVIVEAQAVAGVSPATISYVETHGTATPLGDPIEVAALTQAFRAGTDKKGYCGIGSVKSNIGHVDKAAGLAGLIKTALALDHGMIPPNLHFKQPNPKLNLADSPFYVVGSLQAWPRDPAAPRRAGISSFGVGGTNAHAILEEAPLPEPGSSSRPLQLMMISAKTDAALSAAAKNMAAFLEREPHINLADTCHTLQKGRRAFAHRRAFTCTSTGEAIKALRTMPNSHVDHQAQRGVVFMFPGQGSQYPGMGAELYLQEAVFREQIDLCAQILLPELGLDIRTLLFPNATETAAAAIQLKQTALAQPALFSIEYALARLWMSWGLKPYAMIGHSLGEYVAACIARVFSLSDALTLVAARSRLMQSMPVGAMLAVPMAEPALLTLLAEIAQPIDLAAVNGPELCVVSGPLSAIELLQNRLNTQGLSSRLLHTSHAFHSAAMQPILAPFTELLRAIELKPPQIPYLSNLTGTWISAAETCSPDYWAKHLRHSVRFGEGLAVLLATDATPVLLEVGPGRTLGGLAGLAAGLKTQPLCLSSLPQAQENRDAQSFLLRSLADLWLAGIDIDWNGFYRDERRLRVPLPTYPFQRRRYWIEAGKPVAGEAAKSTAGSRQANPADWFYLPSWKASLAPTPSASVSAWLVFADEIGLAETLTTDQAQNDRQIITVNVGAGFTRQHQRAYSINPTNPSDFDALLDALDRENALPRQIVYLWALSKPDAGATDLSRHCDPLLALIQALSRRPDGVPVELSVIGNGIRDVGANEPIDPGKASLLGLLRTLPWELPHLSAQAIDIPLPTTAVQLHRLASRLSRELSVEAKEPLLVLRNGYRWIPSLEAVRPDSPHEEVPCLLRNGGIYLITGGLEGIGLLFARHVAAMVQAKLILTTSASLDSIAVEQIRALEALGCEVLPLRLVDFDTPSLNSVLNQAEHHFGGLDGVIHAADMSSSRPFSLMQTIGKAEQDAYWQIQQQSLNALKQSLEQRHIEFCLLMSSLAAELGGIGQATHAVACVYLEAFARQHNQTGAYPWIVVQWDVWQEEGEAPGINSALADIAMTPQEGGNAFLRLMALGESTAIIIATSDPRFRRKALDRMSDTPATTQTSAAGKRHDRPDLDYPYQAPRNESEMAIAELWQEYLGIDKIGIHDNFFDLGGHSLLATQLVSRLQHTFKVDLELTLFFIAPTIAELSETLLKKQLESSDEDQLAEWLDKLEQMSEDEAQALLESGSLPAELLNALGH; this is encoded by the coding sequence ATGAATCACGAAGAAATAGGCGAAGACCAAGAAAACATCGCCATCGTCGGCATCGCCGTGCGCATGCCGGGCGCGCCCGACCTGGAAAGCTTTTGGCAAAACCTGCGCGACGGCGTGGAAGCCGTGTCGCTATTCTCCGAAGCCGAGATGCTGGCTTCGGGCCTGGACCTGGAAACCATCCGTGATCCGCTATTCGTGCCGGCCAAGGCGATCTTGGACGACGTGGAAATGTTCGATGCGCCATTTTTCGGAATTTCCCCGCGGGAAGCCGAGTTGATGGATCCGCAACATCGCTTGATGATGGAGTGTGCCTGGGAAGTGCTGGAGCACGCCGGTTACGATTCGGAAACCTACCCAGGCCGAATCGCCGTGTTTACCAGCGCGGGCATGAACACCTATCTGCCTTTTAATATTCTTTCCAATCCCGGTTTGCTGCAGCAAGTCGGCGGTTTTCAACTGTCCATTTATAACGATAAGGACTTTGTCCCCAGCCGGATCGCCTACAGCATGAATCTCAAGGGACCGGCGATCGACATCGGCACCGCCTGCTCCTCCTCGCTGGTCGGCGTACACTTTGCCTGCCAACACCTGCTGACCTATCAATCCGATATGACGCTGGTCGGCGGCATCTCCATCCATTTGCCGGAAAAAATGGGGCATTTATATGAAGCGGGAACGGCGTATTCTCCCGATAGCCACTGCCGCCCATTCGACGCCGAACCTAGCGGCTTAATCGATGGCAATGGCGTTGCCGCAGTGGTCCTAAAACGGCTCAGCGAAGCCCTGGCGGATGGCGACCGCATTTACGCAGTCATCAAAGGTAGCGCGATCAATAACGACGGCGCGGCGAAAGTCGGCTATTCGGCGCCCAGCATCAACGGTCAGGCCGAAGTCATCGTCGAGGCGCAAGCCGTGGCAGGGGTTAGTCCGGCGACCATCAGTTACGTCGAAACCCATGGCACGGCAACGCCTTTGGGCGACCCAATCGAAGTTGCCGCCCTCACCCAGGCCTTTCGCGCCGGCACGGATAAAAAGGGCTACTGCGGGATAGGCTCGGTCAAATCCAACATCGGCCATGTCGATAAAGCGGCGGGGCTGGCGGGCTTGATCAAAACCGCGCTGGCGCTCGATCACGGCATGATTCCCCCCAACTTGCATTTTAAACAGCCTAACCCCAAGTTGAACCTAGCCGACAGCCCTTTTTACGTCGTCGGCAGTTTGCAAGCCTGGCCCCGCGACCCAGCCGCGCCGCGCCGCGCCGGTATCAGCTCGTTTGGGGTGGGCGGAACCAACGCCCACGCCATCCTCGAAGAAGCCCCGCTGCCCGAGCCAGGGTCATCCTCCCGTCCGCTGCAACTGATGATGATTTCCGCGAAAACCGATGCAGCGCTGTCGGCCGCGGCGAAAAATATGGCCGCTTTTCTGGAACGAGAACCGCACATAAATCTGGCCGACACCTGCCATACCTTGCAAAAAGGCCGCAGGGCATTCGCCCACCGGCGGGCCTTTACCTGCACGTCCACCGGGGAAGCGATTAAAGCACTCCGCACCATGCCGAACAGCCACGTCGATCATCAAGCCCAACGCGGCGTGGTGTTTATGTTCCCCGGCCAGGGCAGCCAATATCCGGGCATGGGCGCAGAGTTGTATCTTCAAGAAGCGGTATTCCGGGAACAAATCGATTTATGCGCGCAAATCCTGCTGCCGGAACTCGGCCTGGACATTCGGACATTATTGTTCCCCAACGCCACCGAAACGGCAGCGGCGGCCATCCAATTAAAACAAACCGCACTGGCGCAACCGGCGTTGTTTAGCATCGAGTACGCCTTGGCGCGATTATGGATGAGCTGGGGCTTAAAACCCTACGCCATGATTGGCCACAGTCTCGGCGAATACGTTGCCGCATGTATCGCCCGGGTTTTCTCGCTGTCCGACGCCTTAACCCTGGTCGCAGCCAGAAGCCGATTGATGCAGTCCATGCCGGTCGGCGCCATGCTGGCGGTGCCTATGGCTGAACCGGCACTGCTGACGCTGCTGGCTGAAATAGCGCAGCCGATCGACCTTGCCGCCGTCAACGGCCCCGAACTGTGCGTGGTCTCCGGCCCGCTGTCGGCAATTGAATTGCTACAAAATCGACTGAATACTCAAGGCCTGTCCAGCCGCTTGCTGCATACCTCGCACGCCTTCCATTCTGCGGCGATGCAGCCTATTCTGGCGCCCTTTACCGAATTACTGCGGGCTATTGAACTCAAGCCGCCGCAAATCCCCTATCTGTCCAATCTCACCGGAACCTGGATTAGCGCAGCAGAAACCTGTAGCCCTGATTATTGGGCCAAACATTTGCGCCACAGCGTGCGCTTTGGTGAGGGACTTGCGGTGTTACTGGCGACCGATGCTACTCCGGTATTGTTGGAAGTTGGGCCGGGACGCACCCTGGGCGGTTTGGCAGGGCTTGCCGCCGGCTTGAAAACGCAGCCCCTATGTCTGTCTAGCCTGCCTCAAGCTCAGGAAAATCGCGATGCGCAGAGTTTTCTGCTACGTAGTCTCGCCGATTTATGGCTGGCCGGCATCGACATTGATTGGAATGGATTCTACCGAGATGAGCGGCGCTTGCGCGTACCGCTGCCCACCTATCCTTTTCAGCGTCGTCGCTACTGGATAGAAGCGGGCAAACCTGTCGCCGGAGAAGCCGCAAAAAGCACTGCAGGCAGCAGACAAGCCAACCCGGCCGACTGGTTCTACCTGCCGTCGTGGAAAGCCAGTCTTGCCCCGACGCCCTCGGCATCAGTCTCTGCATGGCTGGTGTTCGCCGACGAAATCGGACTGGCTGAGACATTGACCACGGATCAGGCACAAAACGATCGCCAAATCATTACCGTTAACGTTGGCGCCGGTTTTACCCGGCAACATCAGCGCGCTTACAGCATAAACCCGACCAATCCCTCCGACTTCGATGCGCTACTAGACGCTTTGGACCGGGAAAACGCACTGCCAAGACAGATTGTCTATCTATGGGCATTGAGCAAACCCGATGCCGGCGCGACAGACTTGAGCCGACACTGCGACCCGCTGCTAGCGCTGATTCAAGCACTGAGCCGGCGGCCTGACGGTGTGCCGGTCGAGCTCAGCGTGATCGGCAACGGCATTCGCGATGTCGGCGCTAACGAGCCTATCGATCCGGGCAAAGCCTCGCTGCTCGGTCTGCTGCGTACCCTGCCCTGGGAGTTGCCTCATCTCAGTGCGCAAGCGATTGATATTCCGCTGCCGACGACGGCGGTTCAACTACACCGCCTAGCCAGCCGCTTGTCCCGAGAATTGAGCGTTGAGGCAAAAGAGCCTCTGCTGGTCCTGCGCAATGGCTACCGCTGGATTCCCAGCCTGGAAGCGGTTAGGCCGGATAGTCCGCATGAAGAAGTCCCGTGCTTGCTTCGCAACGGCGGGATTTATCTGATCACCGGCGGCCTCGAAGGCATCGGCTTGTTGTTTGCCCGGCACGTGGCCGCCATGGTTCAAGCCAAACTGATACTCACCACCTCGGCTTCGTTGGATTCCATCGCCGTGGAACAAATTCGCGCGCTGGAAGCTTTGGGTTGCGAAGTGTTGCCCCTCCGTCTTGTCGACTTCGATACGCCTAGTCTTAATTCGGTATTGAACCAGGCGGAACACCACTTCGGGGGGCTTGACGGCGTCATCCACGCGGCGGACATGAGCAGTTCTCGTCCGTTTTCCTTGATGCAAACCATAGGCAAAGCAGAGCAGGACGCCTACTGGCAAATCCAGCAACAATCCCTTAACGCCCTAAAGCAATCTCTCGAACAGCGGCATATCGAATTCTGCCTGTTGATGTCCTCCTTAGCCGCCGAACTCGGCGGTATTGGACAAGCGACTCATGCCGTTGCCTGCGTTTATTTGGAGGCCTTTGCCAGGCAACACAATCAGACCGGCGCCTACCCCTGGATCGTCGTGCAATGGGATGTATGGCAAGAAGAAGGTGAAGCACCCGGGATAAACTCGGCCTTGGCCGACATTGCCATGACCCCGCAGGAAGGCGGCAATGCCTTCCTGCGTCTGATGGCATTGGGCGAATCGACCGCTATCATCATTGCCACCAGCGATCCTCGTTTCCGCCGAAAGGCTCTCGACCGCATGTCGGATACCCCGGCAACGACCCAAACATCCGCTGCCGGCAAGCGTCACGACCGTCCCGACTTGGACTATCCTTATCAGGCTCCTCGTAATGAAAGTGAAATGGCGATCGCGGAATTATGGCAAGAATACTTGGGCATCGACAAAATCGGCATTCACGATAACTTTTTCGACTTGGGAGGACACTCCTTGCTTGCCACGCAACTGGTGTCACGGCTTCAGCATACGTTCAAGGTAGACCTGGAATTGACGCTGTTTTTCATTGCGCCAACGATTGCCGAATTAAGCGAAACATTGCTAAAAAAACAGCTTGAATCAAGCGACGAAGATCAATTGGCCGAGTGGCTCGACAAACTCGAACAAATGTCCGAGGACGAAGCGCAAGCCCTGCTGGAAAGCGGTAGTCTGCCGGCGGAGTTGCTCAATGCACTCGGACATTAG
- a CDS encoding efflux RND transporter periplasmic adaptor subunit, whose amino-acid sequence MKSSLRRTTILWTLPCLLVLLLAACQEQHTPPAFPPPEVTVQHIEAKTIPIEWDFVGQTESSRLVEIRTRIEGVIDKRLFEEGTLVRKGQVLYQLDDRSFAAALQGEKGNLAQQVAKQKNAKRDEERLNYLISEKAVSQKDLDDAVSALTEADAAVQTAKANVTTAELNLSYATITSPLTGLTGQSKKADGSFISPGQDGLLTTVTQTDPMWVKFSASETRLLKVSEAVMKNQLLMPENSSFVVQLHLADGSTYPVDGTLNFSDKQYSTDTGTREFRATFTNPEMRLVPGQFVRVKLKGAKRPNAILVPQRSVLQGQQGKYLYVVGPDDKAEIRPVEMGDWYNDEWIVESGLQSGERVIVDGVSHVAPNMPVKPQQAAADSSRSQP is encoded by the coding sequence GTGAAATCAAGTCTGCGCCGAACCACCATCCTTTGGACGCTTCCCTGCTTGTTGGTTCTGTTGCTGGCGGCGTGTCAAGAACAGCATACACCACCGGCGTTCCCGCCGCCCGAAGTGACCGTCCAGCATATTGAGGCTAAAACGATCCCTATTGAATGGGATTTTGTCGGCCAAACAGAAAGTTCTCGCCTCGTCGAAATCCGCACTCGCATCGAAGGCGTTATTGATAAACGCCTATTCGAGGAAGGTACGCTGGTGCGGAAAGGTCAAGTCTTGTATCAATTGGATGACCGCTCGTTTGCCGCCGCCTTACAAGGCGAAAAAGGCAACTTGGCTCAACAGGTAGCCAAGCAGAAAAACGCAAAACGCGATGAGGAAAGACTCAATTACCTGATATCGGAAAAAGCCGTTAGTCAAAAAGACCTTGACGATGCGGTGTCCGCATTGACTGAAGCAGACGCGGCAGTGCAAACGGCCAAAGCCAATGTCACGACGGCGGAATTAAACTTGAGTTATGCCACGATCACATCGCCACTAACCGGCTTAACGGGTCAGAGCAAAAAAGCCGATGGCAGTTTTATCAGCCCAGGCCAGGACGGCTTACTGACCACAGTCACACAGACCGACCCGATGTGGGTCAAATTCAGCGCTTCGGAAACCCGTCTGTTGAAAGTCTCCGAAGCCGTCATGAAAAACCAGTTACTCATGCCGGAGAACAGTAGCTTTGTGGTGCAACTGCATCTGGCTGACGGCTCTACCTATCCCGTTGACGGCACTCTGAATTTTTCCGACAAACAATATTCTACCGACACCGGCACACGGGAGTTTCGCGCCACTTTTACGAATCCCGAGATGAGACTGGTTCCCGGTCAGTTTGTGCGGGTTAAGCTAAAAGGCGCTAAACGACCCAACGCCATTCTGGTTCCTCAACGTTCGGTGTTGCAAGGCCAACAAGGTAAATACCTTTACGTGGTCGGCCCCGATGACAAAGCGGAAATACGCCCGGTTGAAATGGGCGATTGGTACAACGACGAATGGATTGTCGAAAGCGGTCTACAAAGCGGCGAACGGGTGATAGTGGACGGCGTCAGTCACGTGGCACCCAATATGCCGGTAAAACCGCAACAGGCGGCGGCCGACAGTAGCAGGAGTCAGCCGTGA